In Actinomycetota bacterium, the genomic stretch TTGTTATAGAAGAGTTACAAAAATTAGCAGATTCATCTGAAGATTTAAAGAGAAAGAGAGGAAGAATAGGTCTGGATATGCTCCATAAACTCAGGGAAGAGAAAAAAGTAGAAGTCAAAATTATAGATACTGACTTTCCTAATTTAGAGAGTGTCGATTCTAAATTAGTTCAATTGGCGAAAGAATTAAAATCAGCCATTATTACCAATGACTATAATCTAAATAAAGTGGCAAGATTAAAGAGGGTTGAAGTTCTAAATGTTAATGAACTTTCTAATGCAGTGAAACAGATTATACTGCCAGGTGAAAAAATCACTGTTCAGGTGATTAAGGAGGGGAAAGAAGAGGATCAAGGAATAGCATATTTAGATGACGGAACTATGATTGTTGTGGAAAATAGTAAAAAATTGGTTGGAGAAACTGTGAATGTAGAGGTTAAAGGATTTTTACAAACCCCCGCTGGAAGAATGATATTTACGAAATTATTAAAGGAAAATCAAAAGAGATTTTTTAATAAGCGATAAAAGAATGAAAAAGAACTACAGTATCATTGTTGCTGCTGGCAAAAGTAGAAGAATGAACTCTGCTGTTAGTAAGCAGTTTATATTTATTAGTGGAAAACCAGTTTTGGCACATACAATAGATGCTTTTGAAAAGTCTTCTCTTATTGATCAAATAGTGTTAGTAATAAATGAATCTGATATTGAAAAATGTAAGAAAATTATCATTAACAAATATAGATATAAAAAAGTAAGAGAAATAGTTGCTGGAGGAGAGGAGAGACAACATTCTGTTCTTAATGGTTTAAAAGCACTACCACCAGACACAAATTTAGTTGCAATTCATGATGGAGCAAGATTTTTAATAACCCCAGAGCTTATTGATAAAGCAGTTAAAGCTGCTTATGACTCAGATGGGGTAGTTGTTGCCATTCCAGTTCAAGACACCATCAAAGAGTCAGGGTCCAACAAAATAATATCAAATACATTTAATAGAGATAGATTATGGGCAGCTCAAACTCCACAAGTTTTTCCCTATTCTATAATAATAGAAGCATATTCAAAAGCGAGTGAAACTGGATTTATTGGAACAGATGATGCCAGTTTGGTAGAGAACCTTGGATATGAAATTAATTTGGTGCTGGGGTCAGTTGAAAATATTAAAATTACTACAAACTTTGATTTAATATTAGCTGAGACTATTTTAAATAGAAGGAGACTTAAATAATAATAATAATAAAAACAGCAGTAGTAGTAGCAACAACAACAATAATGAACACCTCTCATTACAGGAAGTGGTACAAGAGAGTGTTAAGTTAGCAGTAGTTATTTAAAAGGAGGTCTACAAAGAGGTGAAAATTGGCTTGGGTTTTGATATTCACCCATTAGTTTATGAAAGAAAGTTAATTATTGGTGGAGTTGAATTAGAATATGAAAAAGGTCTATCTGGACACTCAGATGCAGATGTCCTAACTCACGCTATAATGGATGCTCTTTTAGGAGCGGTTGCACTTGGGGATATAGGTGAACTTTTTCCAGCAAGTGACGAAAGGTATAAAGATATTTCAAGCATGATTCTTTTAGATAAGGTCGTTTCA encodes the following:
- the ispD gene encoding 2-C-methyl-D-erythritol 4-phosphate cytidylyltransferase; protein product: MKKNYSIIVAAGKSRRMNSAVSKQFIFISGKPVLAHTIDAFEKSSLIDQIVLVINESDIEKCKKIIINKYRYKKVREIVAGGEERQHSVLNGLKALPPDTNLVAIHDGARFLITPELIDKAVKAAYDSDGVVVAIPVQDTIKESGSNKIISNTFNRDRLWAAQTPQVFPYSIIIEAYSKASETGFIGTDDASLVENLGYEINLVLGSVENIKITTNFDLILAETILNRRRLK
- the ispF gene encoding 2-C-methyl-D-erythritol 2,4-cyclodiphosphate synthase; translated protein: MKIGLGFDIHPLVYERKLIIGGVELEYEKGLSGHSDADVLTHAIMDALLGAVALGDIGELFPASDERYKDISSMILLDKVVSLLMEKGFKVENVDAVIICQKPRLSSYIKDMMTNLACHLKIDLKNINVKAKSSEGIGILGKGDAISAFAVAMISS